A genomic region of Candidatus Marimicrobium litorale contains the following coding sequences:
- the rpsA gene encoding 30S ribosomal protein S1, with amino-acid sequence MSESFADLFEESLKTVDMKPGAIVTGVVIDIDNEWVTVHAGLKSEGVIPREQFIDANGDCTLTVGDEVQVALEAVEDGFGETKLSREKAKRAEAWKDLEAAYEAGEVVTGIINGKVKGGFTVDINTIRAFLPGSLVDVRPVRETVHLEGKELEFKVIKLDQKRNNVVVSRRAVMEEANSVERDALLESLQEGMSVKGIVKNLTDYGAFVDLGGVDGLLHITDMAWKRIKHPSEIVEVGQEIDVKILKFDRERNRVSLGLKQLGEDPWLEITGRYPEGSRVNARITNLTDYGCFAELEEGVEGLVHVSEMDWTNKNVHPSKIVNLGDEVEVMVLDIDEERRRISLGIKQCQQNPWDAFASQYSKGDKIAGSIKSITDFGIFIGLEGNIDGLVHLSDISWNETGEEAVRNYKKGDEIETVILSIDPERERISLGVKQLEDDPFGNYVAEHDRGAIVSGEVVAIDAKSVTIKLAEEVEGVLKASDISQEKVEDARNSYKLGDTVEAKITSVDRKNRGLSLSVKAKDMADEKEAVESLKDAEQENASPGTIGDLIKAQMGDS; translated from the coding sequence ATGAGCGAATCCTTCGCCGATTTATTTGAAGAGAGTCTAAAAACAGTCGATATGAAGCCCGGTGCTATTGTTACCGGAGTGGTAATCGATATCGATAACGAGTGGGTCACGGTCCATGCGGGACTGAAATCCGAGGGCGTTATTCCCCGCGAACAATTTATCGATGCCAATGGTGACTGCACCCTGACGGTCGGAGATGAGGTACAGGTTGCGTTAGAGGCGGTTGAAGATGGCTTTGGTGAAACCAAGCTATCCCGCGAGAAAGCGAAACGTGCAGAAGCGTGGAAAGACCTTGAGGCCGCTTACGAAGCTGGCGAGGTAGTGACCGGCATTATCAATGGTAAGGTCAAGGGCGGCTTTACTGTCGATATTAATACGATTCGCGCGTTCCTTCCTGGCTCACTGGTCGATGTGCGTCCGGTACGCGAAACCGTGCATCTGGAAGGAAAGGAACTCGAATTCAAGGTCATCAAGCTGGATCAGAAGCGCAACAACGTGGTGGTATCACGCCGCGCCGTGATGGAAGAGGCCAACAGCGTAGAGCGTGATGCTCTGCTTGAGTCGCTGCAGGAAGGCATGTCTGTCAAGGGTATTGTTAAGAACCTTACCGACTACGGCGCGTTCGTCGACCTGGGCGGTGTTGATGGTCTGTTGCACATTACCGACATGGCCTGGAAGCGCATCAAGCACCCCTCGGAGATTGTTGAGGTAGGGCAGGAAATTGACGTCAAGATTCTTAAGTTTGATCGAGAGCGCAACCGTGTTTCGCTCGGCCTTAAACAGCTCGGCGAAGACCCATGGCTTGAGATTACCGGTCGTTACCCCGAGGGCAGTCGTGTCAATGCGCGCATTACCAACCTCACCGATTATGGCTGTTTTGCTGAGTTGGAGGAGGGCGTAGAAGGTCTGGTTCATGTGTCTGAAATGGACTGGACTAACAAGAATGTCCACCCCTCCAAAATCGTCAACTTGGGTGATGAAGTTGAGGTAATGGTACTGGATATCGATGAAGAGCGCCGTCGTATTTCTTTGGGCATCAAGCAGTGCCAGCAAAATCCATGGGATGCTTTTGCATCGCAGTACAGCAAGGGCGACAAGATCGCTGGCAGTATCAAGTCGATCACCGACTTCGGTATATTTATTGGCCTGGAAGGCAATATCGATGGACTGGTGCACCTGTCGGATATCAGCTGGAACGAAACGGGCGAAGAGGCGGTTCGAAATTACAAGAAAGGTGACGAGATCGAAACCGTTATTCTTTCTATCGATCCGGAACGCGAACGTATTTCTCTCGGCGTCAAACAATTGGAAGACGATCCGTTTGGTAACTATGTTGCGGAGCACGATCGCGGCGCCATTGTTTCGGGCGAAGTGGTTGCTATTGATGCCAAATCGGTGACGATCAAGCTGGCGGAAGAGGTAGAGGGGGTCCTCAAGGCTTCTGATATCAGTCAGGAAAAGGTTGAAGACGCGCGTAACTCCTACAAGCTGGGAGATACGGTTGAGGCCAAAATTACCTCTGTAGATCGCAAGAATCGCGGGCTGTCACTGTCGGTCAAGGCCAAAGACATGGCCGACGAAAAAGAAGCGGTGGAATCGCTGAAGGACGCGGAGCAGGAGAACGCATCGCCCGGTACCATCGGCGATCTGATCAAGGCGCAGATGGGAGATTCCTGA
- the cmk gene encoding (d)CMP kinase: MTFASPVIAVDGPSGSGKGTVSHMLAEHLGWHLLDSGALYRVVGQACLMEGISWNNASAVTEVARHLDVAFRVSDAGEVLVSCKGIDVSAQIRTEEGGRGASTVAAIPTVREALLQRQREFLRPPGLVADGRDMGTVVFCAAPLKIFLTASASERAERRYKQLIAKGESVSLPRLLEDIEERDARDSNREFSPLVPAEDAIVIDSSAMPVTEVFAQVLLEVEKRGLA, translated from the coding sequence GTGACGTTTGCCTCGCCCGTGATCGCTGTGGATGGCCCCTCCGGCTCGGGTAAGGGAACCGTTAGCCATATGCTCGCGGAGCACCTTGGCTGGCATCTGTTGGACAGTGGTGCGTTATATCGCGTAGTGGGCCAGGCCTGTTTAATGGAGGGCATAAGCTGGAATAACGCCAGTGCCGTTACGGAGGTCGCTCGTCATCTGGATGTGGCATTCCGGGTGTCTGACGCAGGCGAGGTGTTGGTTAGCTGCAAGGGGATAGATGTAAGTGCGCAAATCCGTACTGAAGAGGGTGGGCGCGGAGCCTCGACAGTGGCGGCCATTCCGACAGTAAGGGAAGCCCTGTTGCAAAGGCAGCGGGAGTTCCTGCGTCCGCCCGGGCTGGTAGCTGACGGGCGAGATATGGGCACGGTCGTGTTTTGCGCAGCACCCCTCAAAATATTCCTCACAGCCAGTGCCTCCGAGCGAGCGGAGAGGCGTTATAAGCAGTTGATTGCAAAGGGGGAAAGTGTTAGTCTGCCGCGCCTTCTGGAGGATATCGAGGAGCGCGATGCCCGCGACAGCAATCGCGAATTTTCGCCCTTGGTGCCGGCAGAAGATGCCATTGTTATTGATAGTAGTGCCATGCCCGTTACCGAAGTGTTCGCGCAGGTACTGCTCGAGGTAGAGAAAAGAGGCCTTGCCTAG
- the aroA gene encoding 3-phosphoshikimate 1-carboxyvinyltransferase, whose product MHFKVKPGGIIQGKARVPGDKSISHRAIMLGALAEGTTRISGFLEGEDALATLGAFRAMGVSVEGPEDGQVVVHGVGLHGLKAPAVPLDLGNAGTGMRLMCGLLAGQAFDAELTGDASLRSRPMGRVIDPLTKMGAVIAAADEGRPPLKVSGGARLQGIHYDLPMASAQVKSCLLLAGLYAQGCTEVTEPAATRDHTERMLRGFGYPVDTENGAIALRGGGQLRACDIDIPADISSAAFFLVAASLVPGSDLLLTHVGINPTRVGVLNILTLMGADISLLNKREVGGEPVADVRVRYAQLHGIEIPPQQVPLAIDEFPALFIAAACARGRTVLRGAEELRVKESDRIAAMAEGLTTLGVFNKVLDDGIIIEGGELGGGVIHTYHDHRIAMSFAVAALRAKDMITVLDCDHVATSFPGFDKLARQLGLRLETGGQA is encoded by the coding sequence ATGCATTTCAAGGTAAAACCCGGGGGCATCATTCAAGGCAAAGCCCGTGTCCCAGGGGATAAATCTATTTCACACAGGGCCATTATGCTGGGCGCCCTCGCTGAGGGTACAACGCGCATAAGCGGGTTTCTAGAGGGCGAGGATGCGCTGGCAACACTGGGCGCTTTTCGGGCCATGGGTGTCAGTGTGGAGGGTCCTGAAGACGGTCAGGTTGTGGTGCATGGTGTGGGCCTGCACGGTCTTAAAGCACCTGCAGTGCCGTTGGATCTTGGTAATGCCGGCACTGGCATGCGCCTTATGTGTGGGTTGTTAGCGGGTCAGGCATTCGATGCGGAACTGACCGGTGATGCGTCTTTGCGCAGCCGGCCGATGGGACGAGTGATTGACCCTCTCACCAAAATGGGCGCCGTGATTGCCGCTGCTGACGAGGGCAGGCCTCCGCTTAAGGTGTCAGGTGGCGCCCGCTTGCAGGGCATTCACTACGACTTGCCTATGGCGAGTGCGCAGGTGAAATCCTGTCTGCTGCTGGCCGGTCTTTACGCGCAGGGCTGCACCGAGGTGACTGAGCCCGCGGCCACCCGCGATCATACGGAACGCATGCTGCGTGGTTTCGGATACCCGGTGGACACTGAAAACGGCGCCATTGCGTTGCGCGGGGGTGGACAGCTGCGCGCGTGCGATATCGACATCCCTGCGGATATTTCATCCGCGGCTTTCTTCCTGGTAGCTGCCAGCCTGGTACCTGGATCAGATCTGTTGTTGACTCATGTCGGTATTAACCCGACCCGTGTGGGTGTGCTTAATATTCTTACCTTGATGGGGGCAGATATTAGCCTGCTGAATAAGCGTGAAGTGGGCGGGGAGCCGGTGGCAGATGTCCGTGTACGTTATGCGCAACTGCACGGTATTGAGATCCCACCGCAGCAGGTGCCGCTGGCCATTGACGAGTTCCCTGCTTTGTTTATCGCCGCAGCGTGTGCCCGTGGGCGTACCGTCTTGCGTGGGGCAGAAGAGCTCCGTGTCAAAGAGAGCGATCGTATCGCCGCAATGGCAGAGGGCCTCACTACCCTCGGCGTTTTCAACAAGGTGTTGGATGACGGCATCATTATCGAGGGAGGTGAATTAGGTGGCGGCGTTATTCACACCTATCATGACCACCGCATCGCTATGTCATTTGCGGTGGCTGCTCTGCGCGCGAAGGACATGATTACCGTGCTTGACTGCGACCATGTGGCGACCTCCTTTCCCGGTTTCGATAAGCTGGCCAGGCAGTTGGGCCTCCGTCTGGAAACCGGTGGCCAGGCGTGA
- a CDS encoding prephenate dehydrogenase/arogenate dehydrogenase family protein: MSYASANLVIMGLGLIGGSLARAARASGFCQRITGYGYRAASLQRGIELGVIDDFTLDIEEAIDAADILVICTPTLTAADLLKDILPRLPRDGGGPVVTDVASVKGSLRDAAVKICGEMPQQFVLGHPIAGSEHSGVEASDARLFVDHRVILTPEDGNAPAAVALIRRLWESTGAEVVEMSVERHDAVLAATSHLPHALAYTLVDALSSLPDSDEVFRCAAGGFRDFTRIASSDPTMWRDIALANRSALLEAIDQFGQHLEQLRVAVERKDGDELFATFSRAKKARDAFAAVLAERTK, from the coding sequence GTGAGCTACGCTAGCGCCAATCTAGTTATTATGGGGCTTGGCTTGATCGGGGGCTCTCTCGCTCGTGCTGCCCGAGCCAGTGGCTTTTGTCAGCGAATTACCGGTTATGGCTACCGCGCTGCATCGTTGCAGCGTGGCATCGAACTCGGTGTGATTGATGACTTTACCCTTGATATCGAAGAGGCGATCGACGCGGCCGATATTCTTGTCATCTGCACACCGACCCTCACCGCAGCAGACCTGCTAAAGGATATTCTCCCTAGGTTGCCGCGCGACGGTGGTGGCCCTGTTGTAACGGACGTCGCCAGCGTGAAGGGCAGCTTGCGGGATGCGGCTGTGAAAATTTGCGGAGAGATGCCTCAGCAATTTGTTCTGGGGCATCCTATTGCGGGGTCCGAGCACAGTGGTGTAGAAGCGTCAGATGCCCGTTTGTTCGTCGACCACCGGGTGATTCTGACCCCGGAGGATGGCAACGCGCCTGCCGCGGTGGCACTGATCCGAAGGCTGTGGGAGAGTACCGGAGCGGAGGTGGTGGAGATGAGCGTGGAGCGCCATGATGCTGTGTTGGCGGCCACTAGCCACTTACCTCATGCCCTCGCCTATACGCTGGTCGATGCCCTGTCGTCCCTGCCGGATAGTGACGAGGTCTTTCGCTGCGCCGCCGGTGGTTTCAGGGATTTTACCCGAATAGCCTCCAGCGACCCCACCATGTGGCGCGATATTGCGCTGGCTAACCGGTCCGCTCTTCTGGAGGCCATAGACCAGTTCGGTCAACATCTGGAACAATTGCGTGTCGCCGTAGAGAGGAAAGACGGGGACGAGCTGTTTGCCACTTTCAGTCGAGCCAAGAAGGCCCGAGATGCTTTCGCCGCGGTGTTGGCGGAGCGGACCAAGTAG
- the pheA gene encoding prephenate dehydratase, giving the protein MEKDKALEQVRADIDAIDREIQALINRRAECAQQVAEIKMAESAAALAPGDRNTTPVFYRPEREAQVLANIISRNTGPLDGGSVAHIFREIMSACLALERPLHTAFLGPEGTFTQAATIKHFGHAAVCVPQATIDAVFAQVESGECNYGVVPVENSTEGMVSHTLDNFIDSSLKIAGEVELSIDLHLLASAATVEQGVERICAHQQALAQCRNWLDKHWPAVEREAVSSNGEAARLASEHAGIAAVAGEMAAELYGLEKLATHIEDYSDNTTRFLIIGRDIVPPSGRDKTSIIVSSRNKPGALFHLLEPFRRGDVSLTRIDTRPSRTEKWAYVFFIEFEGHLHDENIAAIMLELEEQSIMLKPLGSYPQAVL; this is encoded by the coding sequence ATGGAAAAAGATAAGGCTTTAGAACAGGTCAGGGCAGACATTGATGCTATTGACCGCGAAATTCAGGCGCTGATCAATCGCCGGGCCGAGTGTGCCCAGCAGGTGGCGGAGATCAAGATGGCAGAGTCCGCTGCTGCGTTGGCCCCGGGCGACAGGAATACAACGCCAGTATTCTACCGCCCAGAGCGGGAAGCTCAGGTTCTGGCGAATATTATTAGCCGCAATACCGGGCCATTAGACGGCGGCAGTGTGGCGCACATCTTTCGCGAGATTATGTCCGCCTGCCTGGCCCTTGAAAGGCCCCTGCATACCGCTTTCCTCGGCCCTGAGGGTACTTTCACGCAGGCCGCTACGATCAAACATTTCGGACATGCTGCCGTCTGTGTCCCCCAGGCTACCATCGACGCGGTCTTTGCACAGGTGGAATCCGGGGAGTGTAACTACGGTGTAGTCCCGGTTGAAAATTCTACAGAGGGAATGGTGAGTCATACCTTGGACAACTTTATAGATTCCTCGCTGAAAATTGCGGGAGAGGTTGAGTTGTCTATTGATCTACACCTGCTCGCTAGTGCCGCGACGGTAGAGCAGGGTGTGGAGCGCATCTGCGCCCACCAGCAGGCTCTTGCCCAGTGCCGTAATTGGTTGGATAAACACTGGCCTGCCGTGGAGCGCGAGGCGGTGAGTAGCAATGGCGAGGCGGCGCGCCTCGCATCAGAGCATGCCGGTATTGCGGCGGTGGCAGGGGAAATGGCGGCAGAGCTTTACGGTTTGGAAAAACTGGCAACCCACATAGAGGACTATTCAGACAACACCACGCGTTTCCTGATTATCGGACGTGATATCGTGCCGCCCAGCGGTCGTGACAAGACGTCTATTATTGTTTCGAGCCGCAACAAGCCCGGTGCTTTGTTCCATCTTTTGGAGCCTTTTCGCCGAGGAGATGTCAGCCTGACTCGAATCGATACCCGGCCTTCGCGAACGGAGAAGTGGGCCTACGTATTTTTCATCGAGTTTGAAGGGCACCTGCATGATGAGAATATCGCTGCGATCATGCTGGAGCTGGAAGAGCAGTCCATTATGCTGAAACCGCTTGGGTCTTACCCTCAGGCAGTGTTGTAG
- the serC gene encoding 3-phosphoserine/phosphohydroxythreonine transaminase: MSRSFNFCAGPAALPEPVLEIAREDMLNWHGCGLSFMEMSHRSPEVVGVAEHAERTLRKLLSITDDYAVLFLQGGASTQFSAVPLNLLGDSLGADYVNTGQWSKKAIAEAKRFGAVNVVASSEETQFSTIPDPQLWQLDSDAAYLHFTPNETIGGVEFSWVPQVNVPLVGDMSSTILSRPVAVEEYGAIYAGAQKNIGPAGLTLVIVRRDLLGKAHALCPAMLNWQTADENDSMYNTPPTFSLYLAALVFDWLEEQGGLTAMEVLNRRKAEKLYTAIDSSDFYANPVELASRSLMNIPFTLADANLDKAFLSESEAAGLLNLKGHRSVGGMRASVYNAVPEAAVDALIAFMQGFEARHG; encoded by the coding sequence ATGTCGCGTAGTTTTAATTTTTGCGCGGGTCCGGCTGCATTGCCGGAGCCCGTTTTGGAAATTGCCCGGGAAGATATGCTGAATTGGCACGGCTGTGGGCTTTCTTTCATGGAGATGAGCCATCGCAGTCCTGAGGTAGTGGGTGTCGCCGAGCACGCGGAGCGCACGCTGCGGAAGCTGTTGTCCATTACCGATGATTACGCCGTGCTGTTTCTGCAGGGCGGTGCCAGCACGCAGTTTTCAGCGGTACCCTTAAACTTGTTGGGGGACAGCCTTGGCGCCGATTACGTCAATACCGGGCAGTGGTCCAAGAAAGCGATTGCCGAGGCCAAGCGCTTCGGCGCCGTGAACGTTGTCGCAAGCTCCGAGGAAACTCAATTTTCTACCATACCGGATCCGCAATTGTGGCAGTTGGACAGCGACGCGGCTTACTTGCACTTCACGCCAAATGAAACGATCGGTGGCGTCGAATTCTCGTGGGTACCCCAGGTAAATGTGCCACTGGTGGGCGACATGTCCTCAACAATCCTGTCTCGTCCTGTGGCGGTGGAGGAATACGGCGCTATCTACGCGGGCGCGCAGAAAAACATAGGCCCTGCCGGTCTGACGCTGGTAATTGTGCGTCGCGACCTACTGGGCAAAGCGCATGCCCTTTGCCCGGCGATGCTCAACTGGCAAACGGCTGACGAAAATGACTCTATGTACAATACACCGCCTACCTTCTCCCTCTACCTTGCTGCCTTGGTTTTCGACTGGCTGGAAGAGCAGGGTGGATTGACGGCCATGGAAGTGCTCAACCGACGCAAGGCAGAAAAGCTGTATACGGCGATTGATAGCAGTGACTTTTATGCCAATCCGGTGGAACTGGCCAGTCGCTCCCTGATGAACATCCCGTTTACTCTGGCGGATGCCAATCTCGATAAGGCTTTTCTTAGCGAATCCGAGGCCGCCGGACTTTTAAATCTCAAGGGGCATCGCTCGGTGGGTGGGATGCGTGCCAGCGTTTATAACGCGGTACCGGAAGCCGCCGTTGATGCCCTTATTGCGTTTATGCAGGGTTTCGAAGCCCGTCACGGTTAG
- the gyrA gene encoding DNA gyrase subunit A: MGEIAKEILPVNIEDEMKKSYLDYAMSVIVGRALPDVRDGLKPVHRRVLFAMNELNNDWNKSYKKSARVVGDVIGKYHPHGDSAVYDTIVRMAQPFSLRYMLVDGQGNFGSVDGDSAAAMRYTEIRMRKIAHAILADLDKETVDFVENYDGTELIPAVMPTRVPNLLINGSSGIAVGMATNIPPHNLTEVVSGCLALIRDPDLTVDELMEHIPGPDFPTAGIINGRAGIIQAYRTGRGRIYVRAKAEVIPDEKRSRDTIIIHELPYQLNKARLIERIAELVKDKSIEGITELRDESDKDGMRVVIELRRGEIGDVVLNNLYAQTAMQSVFGINMVALVDGQPKVLNLKEVLEAFVRHRREVVTRRTIYLLRKARERGHILEGLAIALSNIDPIIELIKASPTSQEAREKLLAQAWAPGDVLGMLERAGDDACRPDELEAQYGLRDGQYHLSPAQAQAILDLRLHRLTGLEHEKLLNEYQEKLQEIADYLDILSDPERLKLVIREELEEIVTEYGDERRTEITASKHDLTVEDLITKEDRVVTISHAGYAKTQPLSDYQAQRRGGMGKSATQVKDEDFVEHLLIASTHATILCFSNLGKVYWLKVFHIPLAGRNSRGRPMVNLLPLEEGERVTSILPVEEYTEGHFIFMATANGTVKKTPLTDFARQRSVGLRALQLEEGDVLVGTAITQGDSDVMLFSTEGKAVRFRETDVRSMGRTARGIRGIRLASEHKMISLIIPRESGLVLTVSETGYGKRTEVSDFPTKGRGGKGLIAMSTSERNGMMVGAVQVFAGDELMLISNQGTLVRTRVDEVSIQGRNTQGVRIVRTKGGEQLVGIQRIEEPEPELEPESDDSAGEPAPDNPVD; encoded by the coding sequence ATGGGTGAAATAGCCAAAGAAATACTGCCCGTCAACATCGAGGACGAGATGAAGAAGTCTTACCTCGATTACGCCATGAGCGTTATCGTCGGTCGGGCACTTCCTGACGTGCGCGACGGCCTGAAGCCAGTGCACAGGCGTGTCCTGTTTGCGATGAACGAGTTGAATAATGACTGGAACAAATCCTATAAAAAGTCGGCTCGCGTGGTAGGTGATGTGATTGGTAAATATCATCCCCATGGTGATTCGGCGGTTTATGACACGATTGTGCGTATGGCTCAGCCGTTTTCCCTGCGCTACATGCTGGTAGACGGACAGGGCAACTTTGGATCCGTCGACGGCGATTCTGCGGCCGCGATGCGGTACACAGAGATCCGTATGCGCAAGATCGCGCACGCAATACTTGCGGACCTCGACAAGGAGACTGTCGATTTCGTTGAGAACTATGATGGCACTGAGCTTATACCCGCGGTCATGCCTACCCGGGTACCCAACCTGCTGATCAACGGATCATCGGGCATTGCGGTGGGTATGGCGACCAATATACCGCCTCATAATCTGACAGAGGTGGTCAGTGGTTGTCTCGCGCTCATCAGGGATCCCGATCTCACCGTGGACGAGCTGATGGAACATATTCCGGGGCCTGATTTCCCCACCGCGGGAATTATTAATGGCCGCGCCGGGATCATACAGGCGTACCGAACCGGTCGCGGTCGTATCTATGTGAGAGCCAAGGCCGAGGTGATTCCTGATGAGAAGCGCAGCCGGGATACCATTATTATCCACGAGCTGCCCTATCAGTTGAACAAGGCGCGTTTGATTGAGCGCATCGCCGAGCTCGTTAAAGATAAATCTATCGAGGGCATTACAGAGCTGCGTGATGAATCGGATAAAGATGGCATGCGCGTGGTGATAGAGCTTCGCCGTGGCGAAATCGGCGACGTGGTGCTTAATAATCTGTATGCCCAGACCGCCATGCAGTCGGTATTTGGCATCAATATGGTGGCGTTGGTTGATGGCCAGCCCAAGGTCCTGAATCTCAAAGAGGTGCTCGAAGCCTTTGTCCGCCATCGCCGTGAGGTGGTGACTCGCCGCACCATTTACCTGTTGCGCAAAGCGCGTGAGCGCGGCCACATCCTCGAAGGTCTCGCAATCGCTTTGAGTAACATCGACCCTATCATTGAGTTGATCAAGGCTTCGCCAACCTCTCAGGAAGCGCGGGAGAAGCTGCTCGCGCAGGCCTGGGCGCCCGGGGACGTGCTGGGCATGTTGGAGCGCGCCGGCGACGATGCCTGTCGACCTGATGAGCTGGAGGCCCAATACGGACTGCGTGATGGCCAATACCACCTGTCGCCGGCCCAGGCTCAGGCAATTCTGGATCTGCGTCTGCACCGCTTGACGGGTTTGGAGCATGAAAAACTGCTCAACGAGTATCAGGAAAAACTGCAGGAAATTGCTGATTATCTCGATATTCTGTCTGATCCGGAGCGTCTCAAGCTGGTGATCAGAGAGGAGTTAGAAGAAATCGTCACCGAGTATGGGGATGAGCGCCGCACTGAGATTACCGCCTCTAAGCATGACCTCACCGTGGAAGACCTGATTACGAAAGAGGATCGTGTCGTGACGATTTCCCACGCGGGATATGCCAAGACACAACCCCTGAGCGATTACCAGGCTCAGCGTCGCGGTGGGATGGGTAAATCGGCGACGCAGGTAAAGGACGAGGATTTTGTCGAGCACCTCCTGATCGCCAGCACTCATGCCACCATTCTTTGCTTCTCCAATCTCGGCAAGGTCTATTGGTTGAAGGTTTTTCATATTCCGCTTGCCGGACGTAACTCTCGTGGGCGTCCAATGGTAAATCTGCTGCCTCTGGAAGAGGGCGAGCGAGTCACATCTATTCTTCCCGTAGAAGAGTATACCGAGGGCCACTTTATTTTTATGGCGACCGCCAACGGCACAGTCAAGAAGACACCACTCACCGACTTTGCCCGACAGCGCAGCGTGGGGCTTCGCGCCCTCCAGTTGGAGGAGGGCGATGTACTGGTTGGCACCGCGATCACGCAGGGAGACAGTGACGTGATGTTGTTTAGCACAGAAGGCAAGGCCGTGCGCTTCCGCGAAACAGATGTGCGGTCTATGGGCCGCACGGCTCGCGGCATTCGGGGTATCCGGCTTGCATCAGAGCACAAGATGATCTCCCTGATTATTCCCCGGGAGAGCGGCCTGGTGCTCACGGTAAGTGAAACCGGATACGGCAAGCGTACTGAGGTGTCCGATTTTCCCACCAAGGGCCGCGGTGGAAAGGGCTTGATAGCGATGTCTACCAGTGAGCGAAATGGCATGATGGTGGGAGCTGTACAGGTCTTTGCCGGAGACGAGTTGATGCTGATTTCAAACCAGGGCACCCTGGTTCGCACCCGTGTCGATGAGGTGTCAATTCAGGGACGCAATACTCAGGGCGTTCGCATTGTGCGTACCAAGGGCGGCGAGCAACTGGTCGGTATACAGCGTATCGAGGAGCCCGAACCCGAACTCGAGCCAGAATCAGATGATAGTGCCGGCGAGCCGGCCCCTGACAATCCTGTCGATTGA
- a CDS encoding TRZ/ATZ family hydrolase, with protein MAPSVTTVDILLRPRWIVPVIPRGVVLEDHCLAITGDSISALLPRQEADRLDAREIIDLPGHALTPGLINCHGHAGMSLLRGFADDLPLMPWLQDHIWPAEKAHVSAQFAADGMELAVAEMARSGTTTFSDQFLFPDTGASTAQRLGMRSQIAFPIWNFATQWANNTDEYISKGLAVRDQFKHSPLVHIAFGPHAPYTVDEKDLARVAILASELDAVVHIHLHETREEVLQAVEQNGERPLDTLHRIGLLGPRAQCVHMTDLGSQDIELLAATGSHVVHCPQSNMKLASGICRVTELMAQGINVALGTDSAASNNDLNMFGEMQAAALLAKVATRDATTLPAADTLAMATINGARAMGLEDQIGSLEPGKQADVIAVDLTGPETQPVYNPLSQLVYSCNGSQVTQSWVAGQAIMRDRELLQIDLDALATRVDDWQQRINATPRG; from the coding sequence ATGGCCCCATCAGTCACAACTGTGGACATTCTGCTCAGGCCACGCTGGATCGTGCCTGTTATACCCCGAGGTGTGGTGCTTGAAGACCACTGCCTGGCCATTACGGGCGACAGTATTTCCGCTCTGCTGCCAAGGCAGGAGGCTGACAGACTGGACGCTCGGGAGATTATTGATCTGCCCGGGCATGCGCTTACACCGGGGTTGATCAACTGCCACGGGCATGCCGGAATGAGTCTGTTGCGAGGTTTTGCTGACGATTTACCGTTGATGCCCTGGTTGCAGGACCACATCTGGCCCGCCGAAAAAGCACACGTCAGCGCACAATTCGCCGCCGATGGCATGGAACTGGCTGTTGCAGAGATGGCCCGCAGCGGCACCACCACCTTTTCTGACCAGTTCCTGTTTCCCGATACCGGGGCTTCGACAGCGCAAAGACTTGGCATGCGCAGCCAGATCGCGTTTCCCATCTGGAATTTCGCCACACAGTGGGCCAACAATACGGATGAATACATCAGTAAAGGTCTCGCTGTGCGCGACCAGTTCAAACATAGCCCGTTAGTGCACATCGCGTTTGGGCCTCACGCGCCTTACACGGTCGACGAAAAAGACCTCGCCCGGGTCGCCATCCTCGCGTCCGAACTGGATGCCGTGGTTCATATTCATCTGCATGAAACCCGCGAAGAGGTGTTACAGGCGGTGGAACAGAACGGCGAGCGTCCACTGGATACGCTGCACCGGATTGGACTACTGGGGCCCCGAGCACAGTGCGTGCATATGACAGACCTTGGAAGCCAGGATATCGAACTACTGGCGGCTACGGGCAGTCACGTGGTGCACTGCCCCCAATCCAATATGAAATTGGCCTCTGGAATCTGCCGGGTCACCGAACTGATGGCTCAGGGTATTAACGTCGCACTGGGCACGGACAGTGCAGCCAGCAATAACGACCTCAACATGTTTGGCGAAATGCAGGCAGCCGCCCTGCTGGCCAAAGTAGCCACACGGGATGCAACCACCCTGCCTGCGGCGGACACGCTGGCTATGGCAACCATTAACGGCGCCAGGGCAATGGGGCTTGAGGATCAAATCGGCAGTCTCGAACCGGGCAAGCAGGCCGATGTGATCGCCGTCGACCTCACGGGCCCCGAAACACAGCCCGTTTACAATCCCCTGTCACAGTTGGTCTACTCCTGTAATGGCAGCCAAGTGACGCAAAGCTGGGTGGCAGGACAGGCTATCATGCGCGATCGCGAGCTACTGCAGATTGATCTGGACGCATTAGCCACCCGTGTTGACGACTGGCAACAGCGCATTAACGCCACACCGAGAGGGTGA